A window of Deltaproteobacteria bacterium genomic DNA:
ATCAGGCCATCTTTTATTCAAGATTAAGAGGCACCAAATGCCGGCCATGGGGCCAAGAAGGGTCAAAGCGATCCGGACGTCCCGAATGAAGAAGGCGGCATGAATCGTGGCGAGAAGAAAAATGGAGTGCAGATCAGAAAACCGCTCCCAGAAAACGATATTCAGGCCGCGGCTGATCGGGATCCCAACTTCTCTTTTCAGATAGACTCCCTTTGCCAATTCTCCAAGTCTTGCGGGAAGGATATTGTTCATGCCAAGACCCAGCATGACTGTTTTGAAGGAGTGGAGAAAACCGGCTTTTTTCTGACTCAAAAAATTGATCCGAAGGGCAGGCAGGGAGAGGACCCCCAAGAGATACACTTGGGCCGCCACCAGAAAAACCGGATTGAAATTTCCAAAGACGATCCCAAGACGACCCAGATCGACCTTCCAAAAGGCATAGAGGAGGCAGAGGACAACCAGGGAGAGGCGTAGCAGGAGTCCAAGAACCTTTTTGGGAATCATTTTATCCGCCCGACCCCAGCTTCCAAAGATTTTTTAAAAAAAGAAAACAGCGTGCGACAAACCGCCCTTTCGATGAAAGCAGATAGTGTCCATTCTCTTCGGTAAGATAGCCATTCGCTCTCATGGTATGGAGCCGGCCTCCGACAAGGTTTTTCGAGACGAACCGCTCTCGCAACTGATTGACAGGATACCGTTGTTCCGGAGCGGTCTGGACCAGGATCAACGATTGGAGCGACAGGGAGGTATCCATGGCGTAGTAA
This region includes:
- a CDS encoding flippase-like domain-containing protein, giving the protein MIPKKVLGLLLRLSLVVLCLLYAFWKVDLGRLGIVFGNFNPVFLVAAQVYLLGVLSLPALRINFLSQKKAGFLHSFKTVMLGLGMNNILPARLGELAKGVYLKREVGIPISRGLNIVFWERFSDLHSIFLLATIHAAFFIRDVRIALTLLGPMAGIWCLLILNKRWPDASIRFLKVIKPKFLTSFITEFLKQVQTHFHLRFLLSLFVYALFVWVFFVSVPYLVLWGIAGLDLDFGQILTVVLISSLGMALPSSPGAIGVYEASIVAPLTHFGIDKEEALAAAIVLHMIQYIPSTLGALLIMMRTGLGIKSFRLREAA